In the Candidatus Baltobacteraceae bacterium genome, one interval contains:
- a CDS encoding methylmalonyl-CoA mutase family protein — protein sequence MARESNASGIPLEPVYDASDAPPEAAAPGAFPFTRGIRSDMYRGRLWTMRQYAGFGTAAESNARYLYLLSQGTTGLSVAFDLPTQLGYDSDAPEARGEVGKVGVAIDAVQDTERLFADIPLDNVTVSMTINAPASIILATYLVVARRRGIPFAKLGGTVQNDVLKEYAARGTYMFPPRPSMRLVTDVMAYCAREVPQWNTISISGYHIREAGSTAVEEVAFTLSNAKAYLRAALESGLRVEDVAPRISFFWNAHNDFFEEIAKFRAARQLWATIVRDEFGSSDARSQMLRFHTQTGGSTLTAQEPENNIVRVTIQALAAVLGGTQSLHTNAKDEALALPTEQSVRTALRTQQIIAFESGAADVVDPIAGSYYVEALTSEIFERARELITEVDCEGGSVSAIERGWMQARIADSAYRAQIAIEEGKQVVVGVNAFTDSSDGVPVRLHRVDASLERDQIENVRRYRAERDAARVEARLADVRAAAQGKANLMPTFVEALDAGATVGEISSVLRAVFGRYTAGEVVA from the coding sequence ATGGCACGCGAATCCAACGCCAGCGGCATCCCCCTCGAACCGGTGTACGATGCAAGCGACGCGCCACCCGAAGCCGCAGCGCCGGGGGCGTTTCCGTTCACACGCGGGATCCGCTCCGATATGTACCGCGGCCGTCTTTGGACGATGCGGCAATACGCCGGATTCGGCACCGCCGCGGAATCAAACGCGCGCTATCTTTATCTGCTTTCGCAAGGCACCACCGGTCTTTCGGTAGCGTTCGATCTTCCGACGCAGCTCGGCTACGATTCGGACGCGCCTGAAGCCCGCGGAGAGGTCGGTAAAGTCGGCGTCGCGATCGACGCGGTCCAAGACACCGAACGCCTCTTTGCGGACATCCCGCTCGACAACGTCACCGTTTCGATGACGATCAATGCGCCGGCGTCGATCATCTTGGCAACGTATCTGGTCGTTGCGCGCCGCCGCGGAATACCGTTCGCAAAGCTGGGTGGCACCGTCCAAAATGACGTGCTCAAAGAGTACGCCGCACGCGGCACCTACATGTTTCCGCCGCGGCCTTCGATGCGTTTGGTCACGGATGTAATGGCATACTGCGCGCGCGAGGTTCCGCAGTGGAACACGATCTCGATCTCGGGCTACCACATCCGCGAAGCCGGTTCGACCGCAGTCGAAGAAGTCGCATTCACTCTTTCGAACGCCAAAGCGTATTTGCGGGCAGCGCTCGAGAGCGGCTTGCGTGTCGAAGACGTTGCGCCGCGCATCTCTTTCTTCTGGAACGCGCATAACGACTTCTTCGAGGAGATTGCAAAGTTCCGGGCAGCCCGGCAGCTTTGGGCCACTATCGTCCGCGATGAGTTCGGCTCGAGCGACGCTCGCTCGCAGATGCTACGCTTTCACACGCAAACCGGCGGGTCGACACTCACCGCACAAGAGCCTGAGAACAACATCGTTCGCGTCACCATTCAGGCGCTCGCTGCAGTTCTCGGCGGGACCCAATCGCTCCACACCAATGCTAAAGACGAAGCGCTTGCCCTACCGACCGAACAGTCGGTTCGAACCGCGCTGCGCACGCAACAGATCATCGCTTTCGAAAGCGGCGCCGCCGACGTGGTCGATCCGATTGCCGGCTCGTATTACGTGGAAGCATTAACGAGTGAGATTTTCGAGCGAGCAAGGGAGCTTATTACGGAGGTCGATTGCGAAGGCGGTAGTGTCAGCGCGATCGAGAGGGGTTGGATGCAGGCGCGCATTGCAGACTCGGCCTATCGCGCGCAAATTGCAATTGAAGAGGGCAAGCAAGTCGTCGTTGGCGTCAACGCATTCACCGATTCAAGCGACGGCGTGCCTGTACGCTTACATCGCGTCGACGCATCGCTCGAGCGCGACCAGATCGAAAACGTCCGCCGCTATCGTGCGGAGCGCGATGCGGCTCGTGTCGAGGCGCGACTTGCCGACGTTCGCGCCGCCGCGCAAGGGAAAGCGAATTTGATGCCGACGTTTGTCGAGGCGTTGGATGCGGGCGCGACGGTCGGCGAGATTTCGAGTGTGTTACGCGCGGTCTTCGGCCGGTATACAGCCGGCGAGGTCGTTGCGTGA
- a CDS encoding enoyl-CoA hydratase/isomerase family protein → MAIDTKKAEPTPFGREHHEQSGKRVIHYAKDGHVAIITMDDPPANTYTHEMMRQLDEAILDARFDDGVEVIVLTGKGERFFSAGANVGMLNAVTPQFKYYFCLHANETLARLEQTPKLVIAALNGHAVGGGLEIAMACDIRIARRDGGKIGLPEVGLGVLPGTGGTQRLARLIGKAKAIELIATGRTFSFELAEEMGIVNEIYEGDGASFAEQILTYARQFCSPNKAPMAVGLVKRSIQTGAEMPLQDALALERELQSILFRSHDAHEGIAAFTEQRVARFENR, encoded by the coding sequence ATGGCGATCGATACGAAGAAAGCCGAGCCGACACCATTCGGCCGCGAACACCACGAGCAGAGCGGCAAACGCGTCATTCATTACGCAAAAGACGGACACGTCGCGATCATCACGATGGATGATCCGCCGGCGAACACCTACACGCACGAGATGATGCGGCAGCTCGACGAAGCGATTCTCGACGCGCGCTTCGACGACGGCGTCGAGGTGATCGTCCTAACCGGAAAAGGCGAACGCTTCTTCTCGGCCGGCGCCAACGTCGGTATGCTCAACGCCGTAACGCCCCAATTCAAGTATTACTTCTGCTTGCACGCCAACGAGACGCTGGCGCGCCTCGAGCAGACACCGAAGCTTGTGATCGCCGCACTTAACGGACACGCAGTCGGCGGCGGCCTCGAGATCGCGATGGCCTGTGACATTCGGATCGCGCGCCGTGACGGCGGAAAGATCGGGCTGCCCGAAGTCGGTCTCGGCGTGCTTCCCGGCACCGGCGGAACACAGCGTCTGGCGCGCCTCATCGGGAAGGCCAAAGCCATCGAGCTGATCGCGACCGGGCGCACGTTCAGCTTCGAGCTGGCCGAGGAAATGGGCATCGTCAACGAGATTTACGAAGGCGATGGAGCGTCGTTCGCGGAGCAAATCCTCACGTATGCGCGACAATTTTGCTCGCCCAACAAAGCCCCGATGGCGGTCGGTCTCGTGAAACGCAGCATCCAAACCGGCGCGGAGATGCCGCTGCAAGATGCGCTCGCGCTCGAACGCGAGCTGCAATCGATTCTCTTCCGCAGCCATGATGCGCACGAAGGGATCGCGGCCTTCACCGAACAGCGCGTCGCACGCTTCGAAAACCGCTAG
- a CDS encoding enoyl-ACP reductase: MKLLEGKTALVTGVANRWSIATGIARALHEHGARLSFIYQGERVEDEVRKLAADLGGGPCWPCDVTSDDDLRRVADAAQHELGGLDVLVHSIAFVNKEDLAGKVYDTSRAGFSLALDISSYSLIALVGALRTTLHDNASVVALTYYGSTSIVPNYNIAGIAKAALESIVRYLAYDLGDRGIRVNAISAGPIKTASSRQVKGFSSMLDAVGAAAPLHRNVTAEDVGNTAVYLASDLSKAVTADVHFVDAGYHAMGMTLEQKS; this comes from the coding sequence GTGAAGCTCTTAGAGGGGAAGACTGCGCTCGTCACCGGCGTCGCAAACCGCTGGTCGATCGCAACGGGAATTGCGCGCGCGCTGCACGAGCACGGCGCACGCCTATCCTTCATCTATCAGGGTGAGCGCGTTGAAGACGAAGTTCGCAAGCTGGCTGCCGACCTGGGTGGCGGCCCGTGCTGGCCCTGCGACGTAACCTCGGACGATGACCTGCGGCGCGTTGCCGATGCGGCGCAGCATGAGCTCGGTGGACTCGACGTCCTCGTCCATTCGATCGCTTTCGTAAACAAAGAAGATCTCGCCGGAAAAGTCTACGACACGTCGCGCGCGGGTTTCTCGCTGGCTCTCGACATCTCATCGTACTCGTTGATCGCGCTCGTAGGGGCGTTGCGAACGACGCTGCACGATAACGCCAGCGTCGTGGCGCTTACGTATTACGGCTCGACCTCAATCGTCCCGAATTACAATATCGCGGGCATCGCCAAAGCCGCGCTCGAGTCGATCGTTCGATACCTTGCCTACGATCTCGGCGATCGCGGGATTCGCGTCAACGCAATCTCGGCCGGACCGATCAAGACGGCCAGCTCGCGGCAAGTCAAAGGCTTCTCATCGATGCTCGACGCGGTCGGCGCGGCTGCGCCGTTGCATCGAAACGTCACCGCCGAAGACGTCGGGAACACCGCCGTCTATCTCGCGAGCGATCTCTCGAAAGCCGTAACCGCGGACGTCCATTTCGTCGATGCTGGCTACCACGCGATGGGGATGACGCTCGAGCAAAAATCTTGA
- a CDS encoding acetyl-CoA carboxylase biotin carboxylase subunit, whose translation MKITKLLVANRGEIALRVMRTAKEMGIATVAVYSDPDRDALHVRYADEAFALGGSSPSQSYLNAEKLLDVAKRAGADALHPGYGFFAENANFARSVIAAGLVWVGPHPDAIDAMGDKLRARTAMVKAGVPVVPGRLDPIKDLDDAKRAAKEFGLPLALKAAAGGGGKGLRVARSEDEIESALAVAKREAEAYFKDSTIYAERYLDNPKHVELQVLADKHGNVVHVGERDCSLQRRHQKVWEETPATISERVRRGMREAGLRAAKTIGYDSAGTIECLVAGDEFFFLEMNTRIQVEHTVSEMISGLDLVREQIRVAAGEPLGYKQDAIELRGHSIEVRVNAEDPANNFAPAPGTIVRYREPGGPGVRVDSAAFGGMMITPDYDSLIAKLVVWAPTRDEARTRLRRALDEFTVEGVATTIPLLRALVDEPSVQSATYGTATLEPFAASLKLEATAPAAAGEAASTEDSVVRIEVNGKLFRVRMLDRPQSGAAAAPPRRAPKLESRSGKVASSANAVVAPMHGVVVEMKVKPNDAVEPGALVAVIEAMKMMNEIRSPRAGTVAEVKVSAGQTVETGAVLVTFN comes from the coding sequence ATGAAGATTACGAAGCTCCTAGTCGCTAACCGCGGCGAGATCGCACTGCGCGTGATGCGAACGGCTAAAGAAATGGGCATCGCGACGGTTGCAGTCTACAGCGATCCGGATCGCGACGCGCTGCACGTGCGCTACGCGGATGAAGCGTTTGCGCTGGGCGGCTCCTCGCCCTCGCAAAGCTACTTGAACGCCGAGAAGCTTCTCGACGTCGCAAAGCGCGCCGGCGCCGATGCACTGCATCCCGGTTACGGATTCTTCGCCGAGAACGCGAACTTTGCTCGTAGCGTCATTGCAGCCGGACTCGTATGGGTTGGTCCTCATCCCGACGCAATCGATGCGATGGGCGACAAATTGCGCGCGCGTACCGCGATGGTCAAAGCCGGCGTTCCCGTCGTCCCCGGCAGACTCGATCCGATCAAAGATCTCGACGACGCGAAACGCGCCGCCAAGGAGTTCGGGTTACCGCTCGCGCTCAAGGCCGCGGCCGGTGGCGGTGGCAAAGGCTTACGCGTCGCGCGTTCTGAGGATGAAATTGAATCGGCGCTAGCCGTCGCCAAGCGCGAGGCCGAGGCCTACTTCAAAGACTCGACCATTTACGCCGAGCGCTATCTCGACAATCCGAAACACGTCGAGCTGCAAGTCCTCGCCGACAAACACGGCAACGTCGTCCACGTCGGCGAACGCGACTGCTCGCTGCAGCGCCGGCATCAAAAGGTTTGGGAAGAAACTCCGGCCACGATCAGCGAACGGGTGCGCCGCGGAATGCGCGAAGCCGGCTTGCGCGCAGCAAAGACAATCGGTTACGACAGCGCTGGTACGATCGAATGTCTCGTCGCAGGCGATGAGTTCTTCTTCCTCGAGATGAACACGCGCATTCAGGTCGAGCATACGGTAAGCGAGATGATTTCGGGACTCGATCTGGTGCGCGAGCAAATCCGCGTTGCGGCCGGCGAACCCCTCGGCTACAAACAAGACGCAATCGAGCTGCGCGGTCACTCGATCGAAGTCCGCGTCAACGCAGAGGATCCGGCCAACAACTTTGCGCCCGCGCCCGGGACGATCGTGCGATACCGTGAACCCGGGGGCCCCGGCGTGCGCGTCGACTCGGCTGCCTTTGGCGGGATGATGATCACGCCCGATTACGATTCACTAATCGCAAAGCTCGTCGTTTGGGCGCCGACGCGCGATGAAGCACGCACGCGTTTGCGTCGTGCGCTCGACGAATTCACGGTCGAGGGTGTCGCGACGACGATCCCGCTCCTGCGCGCGCTCGTCGATGAACCATCGGTTCAAAGCGCAACGTACGGGACGGCAACGCTCGAACCGTTTGCGGCGTCGCTCAAGCTCGAAGCGACCGCACCTGCCGCCGCCGGCGAAGCCGCTTCGACCGAGGATTCCGTCGTTCGTATCGAGGTCAACGGCAAGCTCTTTCGCGTGCGCATGCTCGACCGTCCGCAAAGCGGGGCTGCCGCAGCGCCCCCGCGACGCGCACCGAAACTCGAAAGCCGCAGCGGCAAAGTGGCCTCGAGCGCAAACGCGGTCGTCGCGCCGATGCACGGCGTCGTCGTCGAGATGAAGGTCAAGCCGAACGACGCCGTCGAGCCGGGCGCGCTCGTGGCCGTCATCGAGGCTATGAAGATGATGAACGAGATCCGCTCGCCGCGCGCCGGGACCGTCGCAGAGGTCAAGGTCAGCGCCGGACAAACCGTCGAAACGGGCGCCGTTCTGGTAACCTTCAATTAA
- a CDS encoding CoA-transferase, which produces MSKLTTTADAVARLVRDGDRVSAACGLEARIPFSAGHEIIRQRKHDLTLVGPISDMLYDQLIGAGCVQALEVAWVGNVGAGLGHNFRRAAEASPSQITITDYTNLTYATGLRAAAEGVPFGITHSLFGTDIASQRDAFREIDDPFGGERIYAVRAIKVDVAIVVVQRADAHGNAHVWGNLGTTVESVRAADRVIVLTEELAEPEVIRREPNRTLIPGLLVDAVVLEPGAAHPSPVEGYRERDHAAFETYHRATRTRDGFDAWRGEWIENLFDRAAYMQKLRA; this is translated from the coding sequence TTGAGCAAGCTCACAACAACCGCCGATGCTGTTGCGCGTTTGGTACGCGACGGCGATCGCGTCAGCGCTGCCTGTGGCCTCGAAGCGCGGATTCCGTTCTCCGCCGGGCACGAGATCATTCGTCAGCGCAAGCACGATCTCACGCTGGTTGGACCGATTAGCGACATGCTCTACGATCAGCTGATCGGCGCAGGTTGCGTGCAGGCCCTCGAGGTCGCCTGGGTCGGGAACGTCGGCGCGGGTTTGGGACACAATTTCCGGCGAGCCGCCGAAGCTAGTCCTTCGCAGATCACGATCACCGACTACACGAATCTGACTTACGCAACCGGTTTGCGCGCGGCGGCTGAGGGCGTTCCCTTCGGCATCACACACTCGCTCTTCGGCACCGACATCGCCTCGCAGCGCGACGCGTTTCGCGAGATCGACGATCCGTTCGGCGGCGAACGTATTTATGCGGTGCGCGCGATCAAGGTCGACGTCGCAATCGTCGTCGTGCAACGCGCCGACGCGCACGGGAACGCGCATGTTTGGGGAAATCTCGGGACGACCGTCGAGAGCGTACGCGCCGCCGACCGCGTGATCGTGTTGACGGAAGAACTTGCTGAGCCCGAAGTCATCCGAAGGGAGCCCAACCGTACGCTGATTCCCGGATTGCTCGTGGATGCGGTCGTTCTCGAACCAGGAGCCGCGCATCCGTCGCCGGTCGAAGGCTACCGCGAGCGCGATCACGCAGCCTTCGAAACGTATCACCGTGCGACGCGAACACGCGACGGCTTCGATGCATGGCGGGGAGAATGGATCGAAAATCTCTTCGATCGCGCGGCCTACATGCAGAAGCTGCGCGCGTGA
- the mce gene encoding methylmalonyl-CoA epimerase has translation MNSYPIDHVAIVVADLDATLKLYIDVLGFEQVYREVIADQGVEAVGLRAGEAVIELLRPLDPSSAIARYRGDAPTKLHHIAYRVPDLPAELSRLLGAGIQLIDPTPRKGAHGNLIAFLHPKSTGGVLIELCQRT, from the coding sequence GTGAATTCGTATCCAATCGATCACGTGGCAATCGTCGTCGCAGATCTCGACGCTACGCTAAAGCTTTACATCGATGTTTTGGGATTCGAACAAGTTTATCGCGAAGTAATTGCGGATCAGGGCGTCGAGGCGGTCGGCTTGCGCGCCGGAGAGGCGGTCATCGAGCTACTGCGTCCCCTCGACCCGAGCTCCGCAATCGCACGTTATCGAGGAGATGCGCCGACGAAACTGCATCACATTGCGTATCGCGTTCCGGATTTACCGGCTGAATTGTCGCGCCTTCTCGGCGCCGGAATCCAGCTGATCGATCCCACGCCGCGCAAAGGTGCACACGGAAATCTCATTGCTTTCCTGCATCCAAAGTCGACCGGCGGGGTCTTGATCGAGTTATGCCAGCGAACATAA
- a CDS encoding CoA-transferase has protein sequence MNARTLMVVAAARQINDGDVVFAGMRLPLVGFAVAKSTHAPNAVGLFENGLIREVPASGTVVTMGDGPNQRDATFATGLLDVMGMLQRGRVNVGFLGGAEVDALGNLNTTKVGATRLPGSGGGSDIAAHAQRCVFIMEHERRRFVERVSYITSRPKGAVTLITTLGVFALNAGPPRVLSLHPGVTREHVIDETGFVVEFQGATVTPEPNDRELEAIRTADPTGFWTGASQ, from the coding sequence GTGAACGCGCGAACGCTGATGGTCGTCGCAGCGGCGCGTCAGATCAACGACGGGGACGTCGTCTTCGCTGGGATGCGCCTTCCGCTCGTCGGTTTTGCGGTCGCAAAATCGACGCACGCTCCCAATGCCGTAGGACTATTCGAAAACGGCTTGATCCGCGAAGTCCCGGCAAGCGGAACCGTCGTCACTATGGGCGACGGGCCGAACCAACGCGACGCAACGTTCGCTACCGGTTTGCTCGACGTAATGGGGATGTTGCAACGCGGCCGCGTGAACGTCGGATTCCTCGGCGGTGCCGAAGTTGACGCGCTCGGAAATCTCAACACGACGAAAGTAGGAGCGACACGCCTTCCGGGCTCCGGCGGCGGCTCGGATATCGCGGCGCACGCGCAGCGCTGCGTCTTTATCATGGAGCACGAGCGCCGGCGCTTCGTCGAGCGCGTTTCCTACATTACGTCACGCCCCAAAGGGGCGGTTACGCTGATCACGACGCTGGGCGTCTTCGCGTTGAATGCCGGTCCACCACGCGTCCTGTCGTTGCATCCCGGCGTCACACGCGAACACGTCATCGATGAGACCGGATTTGTCGTGGAATTCCAGGGTGCAACGGTGACTCCCGAACCGAACGACAGGGAGCTCGAAGCGATTCGAACCGCCGATCCCACGGGATTTTGGACGGGCGCCTCGCAATAA
- a CDS encoding benzoate-CoA ligase family protein yields the protein MRAADHLPERFNAAQYFVGRNVALGRGDSPALITDQTTMTYRELDRAVRGYAGSLIERGLRNGERVVIFLPDSPAWSIAFWGTIAAGGVAVPLNTSLREAEREMILSDCAPFAVLDEPAGVLEDSKAAPVDYAPTHRDGFCFFLYSSGTTGEPKGVVHLQHDMWVCARTYGEQVLCTRTSDRAFSVAKLFFAYGLGNAQYYPMDVGAAAILFPERPTPQAVFDQVRRHKPTLFFAVPTAYAQMLAAIDEGAKADFSSVRVCVSAGEALPPALFNRWQAQMGLEICDGIGTTEITHMFMANMPGAATPGASGRTVPGYEVRIVDENDDDCADDEIGDLLVRGDSTMAFYWNKHERTKATLFGDWIRTGDKYRRDSQGVYWHAGRSDDMLKVSGMWVSPVEVENVIAEHDAVLECAVVGREDDDGLVKPHAYVVLRAATLQTSDLETELQAFVKERLTPHKYPRWVTVVNSLPKTATGKTQRFVLRETKTEV from the coding sequence TTGCGCGCGGCCGACCATCTTCCCGAGCGCTTCAACGCCGCGCAGTATTTCGTCGGCCGCAACGTCGCACTCGGACGCGGCGATTCGCCCGCGCTGATCACGGATCAAACGACCATGACATACCGGGAGCTCGATCGCGCGGTGCGCGGCTACGCGGGCAGCTTGATCGAACGCGGCTTGCGAAACGGGGAGCGCGTCGTCATCTTCCTCCCCGATTCGCCGGCCTGGTCGATCGCGTTTTGGGGGACGATCGCAGCTGGCGGCGTTGCAGTCCCGCTCAACACCTCCTTACGCGAAGCCGAACGCGAGATGATCCTGAGTGATTGTGCACCCTTCGCCGTTCTCGACGAACCGGCTGGGGTTCTCGAAGATTCCAAAGCCGCACCGGTCGATTATGCACCGACGCATCGCGACGGCTTTTGCTTCTTCTTGTATTCGAGCGGAACGACCGGCGAACCGAAAGGCGTCGTGCATTTGCAGCACGACATGTGGGTTTGCGCGCGCACGTACGGCGAGCAAGTGCTGTGCACGCGCACTTCGGATCGCGCCTTCAGCGTGGCAAAACTGTTCTTCGCGTACGGTCTCGGCAACGCGCAGTACTATCCGATGGACGTCGGAGCCGCCGCGATTCTCTTCCCCGAGCGTCCGACTCCGCAAGCCGTCTTCGATCAAGTCCGCCGTCACAAGCCGACGCTGTTTTTCGCGGTGCCGACCGCCTACGCGCAAATGCTCGCAGCCATCGACGAAGGCGCCAAAGCCGATTTCTCGAGCGTTCGCGTCTGCGTCAGCGCCGGCGAAGCGCTGCCACCCGCACTTTTCAATCGCTGGCAGGCGCAAATGGGGCTAGAGATTTGCGACGGCATCGGCACGACCGAGATCACGCACATGTTTATGGCCAACATGCCCGGCGCGGCAACGCCCGGCGCTAGCGGACGCACCGTTCCCGGCTACGAGGTGCGGATCGTCGACGAAAACGACGACGATTGCGCCGACGACGAGATCGGCGATCTGCTGGTACGCGGCGATTCGACGATGGCTTTCTACTGGAACAAGCACGAGCGAACCAAAGCGACGTTATTCGGCGATTGGATTCGAACCGGCGACAAATACCGCCGTGACAGTCAGGGCGTCTACTGGCACGCCGGCCGCAGCGACGACATGCTCAAGGTCAGCGGAATGTGGGTCTCGCCGGTTGAGGTCGAAAACGTCATCGCGGAGCACGACGCCGTTCTCGAATGCGCGGTCGTTGGACGCGAAGACGATGACGGACTCGTCAAGCCGCACGCGTATGTCGTGTTACGCGCCGCGACTCTTCAAACCAGCGATCTCGAAACCGAGCTGCAAGCCTTTGTGAAAGAGCGCCTGACGCCGCACAAATACCCTCGCTGGGTAACCGTCGTCAATTCGCTGCCGAAGACCGCGACGGGGAAGACTCAGCGCTTCGTCCTGCGCGAAACAAAGACTGAGGTTTGA
- a CDS encoding Phenylacetic acid catabolic protein: MAARISTFDDWVDLLKDWQAEIGLDLDLIDRYVPGYKLEAKYGDLPSDEISFGSFAGDKKWERLLDVPDQRIRDSILNMVIYQGDTEFASNEQQRFLLNNAPSEYDLASLARIMLEETRHGFQMCHLLITHFGADGKIEAQKMLERRAFGKKNRLLRAFNEDVTHWLDFFTYTNFMDRDGKFQLTMLSHSAFAPLSRSMLPMLREESFHMGTGISGLRRIVQAAVIPVALQQKYYNKWISGSLDLFGTDHSRSARWAYAWGIKGRDDEGKTTEPVNVEALNERARDRFYEEIRRTVDQVNSVNPVEELYVPDARFNRKIGDHAGDHWSVDGRRLSDDEWAAYAPSVLPTLDDEACLAELFKNPNWIAPKGRTNEG; the protein is encoded by the coding sequence GTGGCAGCGCGGATCTCGACGTTCGACGACTGGGTCGACCTGCTCAAGGATTGGCAAGCCGAGATCGGCCTGGATCTCGACCTTATCGACCGCTACGTCCCAGGCTACAAGCTCGAGGCCAAATACGGCGACTTACCGAGCGACGAAATCAGCTTCGGCTCCTTCGCCGGGGACAAGAAGTGGGAACGGCTGCTCGATGTTCCCGATCAACGTATCCGCGATTCGATCCTCAACATGGTGATCTATCAGGGCGACACGGAGTTTGCGTCCAACGAACAGCAGCGGTTTCTCTTGAACAATGCACCGAGCGAATACGATCTTGCGTCGCTCGCGAGGATTATGCTCGAAGAGACGCGGCACGGTTTCCAAATGTGTCATCTCTTGATCACGCATTTCGGAGCCGACGGAAAGATCGAGGCGCAAAAAATGCTCGAGCGCCGAGCCTTTGGTAAGAAGAACCGCTTGCTGCGGGCCTTTAATGAAGACGTTACCCACTGGCTCGACTTTTTCACGTACACGAACTTCATGGATCGTGACGGCAAGTTTCAGCTGACGATGCTCTCGCACTCGGCGTTCGCGCCGCTTTCACGTTCGATGCTTCCGATGCTGCGTGAAGAATCTTTTCACATGGGCACCGGTATCTCCGGACTCCGGCGCATCGTGCAAGCCGCCGTGATCCCGGTGGCGTTGCAGCAGAAATACTACAACAAATGGATATCGGGTTCGCTCGACCTGTTTGGAACCGATCACTCGCGCTCGGCGCGATGGGCCTATGCGTGGGGGATCAAAGGCCGCGATGACGAGGGCAAAACGACGGAACCCGTCAACGTCGAAGCGCTCAACGAACGTGCGCGCGACCGGTTCTACGAAGAGATACGAAGGACCGTCGATCAGGTCAACAGCGTCAATCCGGTCGAAGAGCTTTACGTTCCCGACGCGCGCTTCAATCGCAAGATCGGCGATCATGCGGGCGACCACTGGAGCGTCGACGGGCGACGGCTGAGCGACGACGAATGGGCGGCTTACGCACCGAGCGTCCTTCCGACGCTCGACGATGAAGCGTGCTTGGCCGAATTGTTCAAGAATCCGAATTGGATTGCACCTAAGGGACGGACAAACGAGGGATAG
- a CDS encoding PaaX family transcriptional regulator C-terminal domain-containing protein, with product MEPVKGNRPVTRPNSFIFTVFGDFVHGYGDAIWVGSLVRLMAEFGLSEQAVRAALSRMSRQGWLESSRIGPRSFYSPTPLGKRRVDEVSKRIYVAPQDAWDGRWRMLSYTIPESKRELRDRLRKDLTVLGLGPLSASLWISPRDVADAVRDAIHALGLNERADMFVARYEGPLADADLVIKCWDLDAIGRAYEEFIARYSGYARSLSDTQAFVTRIWLVHDFRKFAYLDPGLPAALLPADWPGVRAGALFREFYAALRPGAVRFFESVFSAPNEAA from the coding sequence GTGGAGCCTGTCAAGGGAAACCGCCCCGTCACGCGTCCCAACTCGTTCATCTTCACGGTGTTCGGGGACTTCGTCCACGGCTACGGGGACGCGATCTGGGTTGGGAGCCTGGTGCGGCTGATGGCCGAGTTCGGGCTATCGGAACAAGCGGTCCGCGCCGCGCTCTCGCGGATGTCGCGCCAAGGTTGGCTGGAGAGTTCCCGTATCGGGCCGCGGTCGTTCTATTCTCCGACGCCGCTTGGGAAGCGGCGGGTCGACGAGGTCAGCAAACGCATCTACGTGGCTCCGCAAGACGCGTGGGACGGCCGGTGGCGGATGCTCAGCTACACGATTCCGGAGTCGAAGCGCGAGCTTCGCGATCGCCTGCGCAAAGATCTCACCGTGCTTGGACTCGGGCCGCTCTCGGCGTCACTTTGGATTTCGCCGCGGGACGTTGCGGACGCCGTGCGCGATGCCATTCACGCGCTCGGACTCAATGAACGCGCAGACATGTTCGTTGCGCGTTACGAGGGGCCGCTCGCCGACGCGGACCTCGTGATCAAATGCTGGGACCTGGATGCGATCGGCCGCGCCTATGAGGAGTTCATTGCTCGCTACTCGGGCTACGCGCGTTCGCTGAGCGACACGCAGGCGTTCGTCACACGTATTTGGCTCGTCCACGATTTTCGAAAATTCGCATATCTCGACCCAGGTTTGCCGGCCGCTCTTTTGCCTGCGGATTGGCCCGGGGTGCGTGCCGGCGCGCTGTTTCGCGAATTCTATGCGGCGCTACGTCCCGGCGCGGTGCGGTTCTTCGAGTCGGTGTTCAGCGCGCCAAACGAAGCGGCTTAG